ACTCGCGCCATCCGTTACCCATCCGTATTCCCCCTTATACGCATCGCAATACCGTTTTGCAAATCCCATAAAACTGCGTCCCAGGGCGTGTCGGGCAAGTTGTAGCAATGGGAAGAGATCTCTTGGCCGACTCGTCAGGGGCGTGCCCGTTAAGATATGTACCACTGTTTCTTCGGGCAATTGCCTCACCAGTTGCATAGAAAATTTGTGCCGCTGACTGCGGTGGTTTTTCAAATAATGCGCCTCGTCAAAGACAACGCCTTTCCATCCCAGCGCACACAACGCATCAATGTGCTTACCCAGGATATCGTAATTGATAATCGCCCAGCCTTCAAACCCCGCTTTGGGTGGATCGTCCGGTCCAATAATCCACGTCTGTACACGGGGTAGAACAACCGCAATTTCTCTCGCCCAATTGCGCTTTACGGTCGCCGGACAAATTACCATATACGGTCAATGAGGTTCGGTTTGAGACATCGCAATTACGTACTGCCGGGTTTTGCCCAGAACCATGTCATCTGCTAAGATCTATCGCCNNNNNNNNNNNNNNNNNNNNNNNNNNNNNNNNNNNNNNNNCTGCGGCTCCGCTTTCTGCTCTTCGATGTCGATGGCGTCCTCACCGACGGCCGGTGTTGCACGGTTTAGTATTGCTGTATCGAATGTTTCAGCCATAGAGACGACCTGTTTGGTGAATTTAGTTGCTTTTAATAGAAGTCTTTTCTTTTTTAAATATAGTTTATACTTTGCTTTTTGCAATCGGCAAACTATTAATACCTACCGTTAAGGAGTTTCTCATGAATTTGGATTTTTCCAGCAGTGTTTTTGAGACCGAAACTATTGATCTCGCTGGTACGCGAGAAAGGATTGTGCGTGGCGGGCGCGATCTTTTTCACAAATTGCCGGAGGCCCTCAAAGATATTGACCAGATTGGCGTGATCGGCTGGGGATCACAGGGGCCTGCTCAGGCACAAAATCTGCGCGAATCTCTGGAAGGCACGGGGGTTAAGGTCAAAGTGGGGCTGCGGCCCGGTTCTTCCTCGGTTGAAGATGCCGAAGCCGCCGGTTTTACCGAAGCTAATGGTACTTTGGGAGAAATGTATCAGGTTATCGCGGAATCGGATCTGGTGCTTTTGCTCATCGCCGATGCAGCGCAGGCGGAGAATCACCAGGCTATTTTTGACCGCCTCAAACCCGGTGCTACGCTCGGTCTGTCACATGGGTTCTTGCTCGGTCATATGAAAACCATGGGAACTAAATTTCCCGACGATGTGAATGTGATCGCTGTTTGTCCCAAAGGCATGGGGCCTTCTGTGCGCCGCCTGTACGAACAGGGCAAAGAAGTCAATGGCGCGGGCATCAATGCCTCGTTTGCCGTGGTGCAGGATATCGATGGTAATGCTACCGATATTGCTCTTGGATGGTCTATTGCTCTCGGCGCGCCTTTTACGTTTCAGACCACACTGGAACAGGAATATCTCTCTGATATCTATGGCGAGCGCGGCATCCTGCTCGGCGCTGTACACGGCGTGGCTGAATGTCTTTACCGCCGCTACACATTTCAGGGGATGAGCGAGGAAGACGCTTTTAATGAATCGTGCGAGTCCATTACCGGTCCCATTTCAAAAATCATTTCCAAGCAGGGTATTCTCGCGGTGTACGAGGGTTTTGACGATGCGGGCAAGGCCGAATTTGAGAAAGCCTATTGTGCATCTTATCACCCTGCGGCCGAGGTTCTGCTCGAGATCTATGATGACGTTGCAAGCGGCGATGAGATCCGCAGTGTGATCGCGGC
This genomic window from Gemmatimonadota bacterium contains:
- a CDS encoding ketol-acid reductoisomerase, whose amino-acid sequence is MNLDFSSSVFETETIDLAGTRERIVRGGRDLFHKLPEALKDIDQIGVIGWGSQGPAQAQNLRESLEGTGVKVKVGLRPGSSSVEDAEAAGFTEANGTLGEMYQVIAESDLVLLLIADAAQAENHQAIFDRLKPGATLGLSHGFLLGHMKTMGTKFPDDVNVIAVCPKGMGPSVRRLYEQGKEVNGAGINASFAVVQDIDGNATDIALGWSIALGAPFTFQTTLEQEYLSDIYGERGILLGAVHGVAECLYRRYTFQGMSEEDAFNESCESITGPISKIISKQGILAVYEGFDDAGKAEFEKAYCASYHPAAEVLLEIYDDVASGDEIRSVIAANKRFERYPMGKIDGTRMWEVGKSVRARRVEEDIPVNPFTAGVYCAVMVAQCDILSEKGHAWSEIANESVIESVDSLNPYMHYRGVAYMIDNCSTTARLGARKWAPRFDYLLTQQAFVAIDTGADLDGKVFEAFLTHPIHPVLKTCAALRPSVDISLGE